The following proteins are co-located in the Labrys monachus genome:
- a CDS encoding NAD-dependent epimerase/dehydratase family protein, with product MGYRIFLAGAAGAVGRRLIPLLLGAGHSVAGTTRSAARAGELKALGVEPVMVDVFDARALSAAVAAAGPEIVIHQLTDLPPGVDPARMAEAITGNARIRDEGTRNLVAAAMAAGARRLVAQSIAWAYADGPEPHREEDALDIGAEGARAISVGGVIALERHVLKSPLGGVVLRYGRLYGPGTGVDAPPASMPLHVDAAAHAALLAIEGPSGIFNIAEPGARLATDKARILLGWHADFRLPLGGVRETAP from the coding sequence ATGGGTTACCGGATTTTCCTGGCCGGCGCCGCCGGCGCCGTCGGCAGGCGGCTCATTCCGCTTCTGCTCGGCGCCGGCCACAGCGTCGCGGGAACGACGCGTTCCGCCGCCAGGGCGGGCGAATTGAAGGCGCTCGGCGTCGAGCCGGTGATGGTCGACGTCTTCGATGCGCGCGCCCTGTCTGCCGCGGTTGCCGCCGCCGGGCCGGAGATCGTCATCCACCAGCTGACCGATCTGCCGCCGGGCGTCGATCCGGCCCGCATGGCCGAGGCGATCACGGGCAATGCCCGCATCCGCGACGAGGGCACGCGCAACCTCGTCGCCGCGGCGATGGCGGCGGGCGCCCGGCGGCTGGTGGCGCAGAGCATCGCCTGGGCCTATGCCGACGGCCCGGAGCCGCATCGGGAAGAAGATGCGCTCGACATCGGCGCGGAGGGGGCCCGGGCGATCAGCGTGGGGGGCGTGATCGCGCTGGAGCGCCATGTGCTGAAATCGCCGCTGGGAGGCGTGGTGCTGCGCTATGGCCGGCTCTACGGTCCGGGCACCGGTGTCGACGCGCCGCCGGCTTCGATGCCGCTGCATGTCGATGCCGCGGCCCATGCGGCGCTCCTCGCCATCGAGGGCCCCAGCGGCATCTTCAACATCGCCGAGCCCGGCGCCCGGCTCGCGACGGACAAGGCGCGGATCTTGCTCGGCTGGCATGCCGATTTCCGGCTGCCGCTCGGCGGGGTCCGGGAGACGGCGCCATGA
- a CDS encoding succinylglutamate desuccinylase/aspartoacylase family protein: MHSGFYHALDFDRDGKTLSHLGVPFSIDRSPYFHVKVPVCVVRNGEGPSVLLMAGNHGDEYEGELCLARLIRKLDPARMRGRVTILPLTNAPAVLAARRCSPLDGGNLNRAFPGDAAGNATSRIAYALEHDLFPRHDVVLDLHSGGTSMEHLPCALIERQADEARFERSLALMRALGLGHGFIADNGPQAPTSMGAAGRAGAIGLSGEFGGGGTVTPRSMAATARAIDRLLVALGIVETPVLAPAGNEPEPAPMRILSLASHSQAIYAGRHGWFEPAVELGAEVAAGDVAGWYHDLERLGETEEALHFAQSGIVISRRLHTMCESGDCLIQVARPVEG, from the coding sequence GACCGCTCGCCCTATTTCCATGTGAAGGTGCCGGTCTGCGTCGTCCGCAACGGCGAGGGGCCGTCCGTCCTGCTGATGGCCGGCAATCACGGCGACGAATATGAAGGCGAGCTCTGCCTCGCCCGCCTCATCCGCAAGCTCGACCCGGCCCGCATGCGCGGGCGCGTCACCATCCTGCCGCTGACCAACGCGCCGGCCGTGCTCGCGGCGCGCCGGTGCTCGCCGCTCGACGGCGGCAATCTCAACCGCGCCTTTCCGGGCGATGCGGCCGGCAACGCTACCAGCCGCATCGCCTATGCGCTCGAGCACGACCTGTTTCCCCGCCACGACGTCGTGCTCGACCTTCATTCCGGCGGCACCTCGATGGAGCATCTGCCCTGCGCCCTGATCGAGCGGCAGGCAGACGAAGCGCGTTTCGAACGCTCGCTGGCGCTGATGCGCGCCCTCGGCCTCGGCCACGGCTTCATCGCCGACAACGGCCCGCAGGCGCCGACCTCGATGGGCGCCGCCGGCCGTGCCGGCGCGATCGGTCTCAGCGGCGAGTTCGGCGGCGGCGGCACCGTCACGCCGCGCAGCATGGCGGCGACGGCGCGCGCCATCGACCGCCTGCTCGTCGCCCTCGGCATCGTCGAGACGCCGGTGCTCGCGCCAGCCGGCAACGAGCCGGAGCCGGCGCCGATGCGCATCCTCTCCCTCGCCAGCCATTCCCAGGCGATCTATGCCGGGCGCCACGGCTGGTTCGAGCCGGCGGTCGAGCTCGGCGCCGAGGTCGCGGCCGGCGACGTCGCGGGCTGGTATCACGATCTCGAACGGCTCGGGGAGACGGAGGAGGCGCTGCATTTCGCCCAAAGCGGCATCGTCATTTCCCGCCGCCTGCATACCATGTGCGAATCGGGCGACTGCCTCATCCAGGTCGCCCGCCCGGTCGAGGGCTAA
- a CDS encoding NAD(P)/FAD-dependent oxidoreductase, with translation MPDDVHAEAIPEGGPAGAVRRHRVVVVGSGFGGLETVQRLAGAPVDITLVDQRNHHIFQPLLYQVATASLATSEIAWPIRSLMRGRPEVTTLLATVTGVDMAARQVLLDGEARLPYDTLVLATGVRHAYFGHPEWEPFAPGLKTLEDATRIRRRILLAFEQAERETDRRRQDALLTFIVVGAGPTGVELAGTIADMARDTLPPDFRNIDTHRARVVLIEAGPRVLAGYPEDLSAYAQRSLERLGVEVELGRAVSACTAEGVVYGDRRLEARTIIWAAGVRASPAAEWLGAPADRAGRIQVLPDLTVPGHPEIFAIGDTVTIAGPDGKPVPGIAPAAKQEGRHVAGTIKARLGGAAGPSAAFRYRHQGSLAQIGKKLAVIDFGWIKLRGALAWWIWGIAHIYFLIGVRARLSVAINWLWIHIRNQRSARLITQGRGAEGLPETSGSSGSAGAPPAL, from the coding sequence ATGCCAGACGACGTCCACGCCGAAGCGATCCCCGAGGGCGGGCCGGCCGGTGCCGTTCGCCGCCACCGTGTCGTCGTCGTCGGTTCCGGCTTCGGCGGGCTCGAGACGGTCCAGCGCCTCGCCGGCGCGCCGGTCGACATCACGCTCGTCGACCAGCGCAACCACCATATCTTCCAGCCCTTGCTCTACCAGGTCGCCACCGCGTCGCTGGCGACCTCGGAGATCGCCTGGCCGATCCGCAGCCTGATGCGCGGCCGCCCGGAGGTGACGACCCTGCTCGCCACGGTGACCGGCGTGGACATGGCGGCCCGCCAGGTCCTGCTCGACGGCGAGGCGCGCCTGCCCTACGACACGCTGGTGCTGGCCACCGGCGTGCGCCACGCCTATTTCGGCCATCCCGAATGGGAGCCGTTCGCCCCCGGCCTGAAGACGCTCGAAGATGCCACCCGCATCCGCCGCCGCATCCTGCTCGCCTTCGAGCAGGCGGAACGCGAGACCGACCGGCGCCGCCAGGATGCGCTGCTGACCTTTATCGTCGTCGGCGCCGGGCCGACCGGCGTGGAACTCGCCGGCACCATCGCCGACATGGCGCGCGATACCCTGCCGCCCGACTTCCGCAACATCGATACCCATCGCGCGCGCGTCGTCCTCATCGAGGCGGGTCCGCGCGTGCTCGCCGGCTATCCGGAGGATCTTTCGGCCTATGCCCAGCGCTCGCTCGAACGCCTCGGCGTCGAGGTGGAGCTCGGGCGCGCGGTTTCTGCCTGCACGGCGGAGGGGGTCGTCTATGGCGACCGGCGGCTGGAGGCGAGGACGATCATCTGGGCGGCCGGCGTGCGCGCCTCGCCCGCCGCCGAATGGCTCGGCGCGCCGGCCGACCGCGCCGGCCGGATCCAGGTCCTGCCCGACCTCACCGTCCCCGGCCATCCCGAGATTTTCGCCATCGGCGATACCGTGACGATCGCCGGGCCGGACGGCAAGCCCGTCCCCGGCATCGCGCCGGCCGCCAAGCAGGAGGGACGCCATGTCGCCGGCACCATCAAGGCGCGCCTCGGCGGCGCTGCCGGTCCGTCCGCGGCGTTCCGCTATCGTCATCAAGGCAGCCTGGCGCAGATCGGCAAGAAGCTCGCCGTCATCGATTTCGGCTGGATCAAGCTGCGCGGCGCGCTGGCCTGGTGGATCTGGGGCATCGCCCACATCTATTTCCTGATCGGCGTGCGCGCCCGCCTCTCGGTGGCGATCAACTGGCTCTGGATCCACATCCGCAACCAGCGCAGCGCCCGCCTGATCACGCAGGGGAGGGGGGCGGAAGGGCTGCCGGAGACGAGCGGCTCATCGGGGAGCGCGGGCGCCCCGCCCGCTCTTTGA